One genomic region from Tachysurus fulvidraco isolate hzauxx_2018 chromosome 14, HZAU_PFXX_2.0, whole genome shotgun sequence encodes:
- the znf131 gene encoding zinc finger protein 131 translates to MTDDGGVGENELEFPAHYKVMLDKLNEQRQLDQFTDITLIVDGHQFRAHKAVLAACSQFFHKFFQDFTQEPLVEIEGVSNSAFCHLMEFTYTATLSLRGQEEVLDVWRAAEYLQMQEAIKALNKRVKNKDRNGTLKSEPQPLAEKTKAKKRKIAETSNVITETLPSVEAESEHVEIEVEVEEEAIVQECVMEEEVLDGGRETDDSALALLADITSKYQQGAQNMKKAIDEAVDLQEEAVMATKTLEGIEVVEVQISDNTFRCDKCDRCFKLFYHLKQHMKTHTASSEKPFVCKHCGKTYAREGALKQHVNTCHYDAEELNKRLKKKVHMCVYCSKEFDHFGHFKEHLRKHTGEKPFECPDCHERFARNSTLKCHMSACQNGAGAKKGRKKLYECQVCDEVFNSWDQFKDHLVIHTGDKPNHCTMCDQWFTHARDLTTHLQQQHAVHQEDGATGEERVELEDGVMVEEQVELQDGVMKEQVELQGAVIEGRVELQDGVMVEERVIMEGQMELRDGMMMAEQMELRDGVMMDGQLVLQEGVMEQQVILHGGVVMEGRVELQDGAIEQPVLLQDGVVIEERVELQDGVIVENQVETVLIEVEEDGVKEQTQSVDV, encoded by the exons ATGACTGATGATGGAGGAGTCGGAGAAAATGAGCTCGAGTTTCCGGCTCATTATAAAGTCATGCTGGATAAACTGAACGAGCAGAGACAGCTGGACCAGTTCACCGACATCACACTGATCGTTGATG gtcatcAGTTTCGAGCCCATAAAGCTGTGCTGGCCGCCTGCAGTCAGTTCTTCCATAAGTTCTTCCAGGACTTCACTCAGGAGCCTCTGGTGGAGATTGagg gagtaaGTAACAGTGCGTTTTGTCACCTGATGGAGTTCACCTACACAGCCACGCTCTCTCTGAGAGGACAGGAGGAAGTCTTGGACGTGTGGAGAGCAGCTGAATATCTGCAGATGCAGGAAGCCATTAAAGCTCTAAACAAAAG aGTGAAGAACAAAGACAGGAACGGCACACTGAAGTCCGAGCCTCAGCCCCTGGCTGAGAAAACCAAGGCTAAGAAGAGAAAAATCGCAGAGACGTCGAACGTGATCACGGAAACTCTGCCATCGGTGGAGGCGGAGTCAGAGCATGTGGAGATCGAGGTGGAGGTCGAGGAAGAAGCCATTGTGCAGGAGTGCGTGATGGAGGAGGAGGTGCTGGATGGAGGCAGGGAAACAGATGACTCCGCCCTCGCCCTGCTCGCGGACATCACCAGTAAATACCAGCAGGGGGCGCAGAACATGAAGAAAGCCATTGATGAGGCAGTAGATCTGCAGGAGGAGGCAGTGATGGCCACCAAAACGCTGGAGGGGATCGAGGTGGTGGAGGTGCAGATCTCTGATAACACCTTCCGCTGTGATAAATGTGATCGGTGCTTTAAGCTCTTCTACCACCTGAAGCAGCACATGAAGACCCACACGGCGAGCTCAGAGAAACCGTTCGTGTGTAAACACTGCGGGAAGACGTACGCTCGGGAGGGGGCGCTCAAACAACACGTCAACACGTGTCACTATGACGCAGAGGAGCTGAACAAGAGGCTGAAGAAGaaagtgcacatgtgtgtgtactgcagtAAGGAGTTCGACCACTTCGGGCATTTCAAAGAGCACTTACGGAAACACACGG gtgagaAACCTTTCGAATGTCCAGATTGTCACGAGCGCTTTGCCAGAAACAGCACGCTGAAGTGCCACATGTCGGCCTGCCAGAACGGCGCAGGAGCCAAGAAAGGCCGGAAAAAACTCTACGAGTGTCAG GTGTGTGATGAGGTCTTCAACAGCTGGGATCAGTTTAAAGATCATCTGGTGATCCACACAGGTGACAAACCCAATCACTGTACGATGTGTGATCAGTGGTTCACTCACGCCCGAGACCTCACGACTCACCTACAGCAGCAGCACGCAGTACACCAGGAGGACGGAGCGACGGGGGAGGAACGAGTGGAACTGGAGGATGGAGTGATGGTGGAGGAACAGGTGGAGCTGCAGGATGGAGTAATGAAAGAACAGGTGGAGCTGCAAGGTGCTGTGATCGAGGGACGAGTGGAGCTGCAGGACGGAGTGATGGTGGAGGAACGAGTGATCATGGAGGGGCAGATGGAGCTGCGGGACGGCATGATGATGGCGGAACAGATGGAGCTGCGGGACGGCGTGATGATGGATGGACAATTGGTCCTGCAGGAAGGAGTGATGGAGCAGCAAGTGATTCTGCACGGTGGAGTTGTGATGGAGGGACGAGTGGAGCTGCAGGACGGAGCGATCGAGCAGCCGGTGCTTCTGCAGGACGGAGTGGTGATAGAGGAGCGAGTGGAGCTGCAGGACGGAGTGATAGTGGAGAATCAGGTGGAGACGGTGCTGATAGAAGTGGAGGAAGATGGAGTAAAAGAACAGACACAGAGTGTAGACGTATGA
- the LOC113658502 gene encoding selenoprotein Pa translates to MWRSLGLTLLASLLVACGGESETDGARCKPAAVWKVGDVEPLKNSLGRVTVVAFLQASULFCLSQAARLDDLRKKLEDAGLANITYMVVNSQDGNSIRLHSLLEKKLSDNIDLYKQNPEDPDVWSVANAEKDDIQIYDRCGRLTHHLSLPYTILSQPHVEEAIRNTYCTAVCGDCELEHSDHVEACNRTTEEKTEEESPQTEHHHHHHHHSHHGGHHHEGHHHGHHPHGSGARHSHGGSSHQHGQDGRVIVGQMQRGSFDLSQVERRQFDLGQAHVGQIDLGQVGIGHLDLGHVADDVGNQHVMQRPUASRUKFPFLCQQGALSDPSSUCUHURRLIGQHLNVKPIUHCAEPLAAPCLUQGLTVDQNNVRETUQURSAHVGDUQQAQPVUDUPAGISQ, encoded by the exons ATGTGGAGGTCTCTGGGCCTCACCCTGCTGGCCAGCCTGTTGGTGGCCTGTgggggtgagagtgagacagatggagcGAGATGTAAACCTGCAGCTGTGTGGAAGGTCGGTGATGTGGAGCCGCTGAAGAACAGCCTGGGACGAGTGACCGTGGTGGCCTTCCTCCAGGCCAGCTGATTGTTCTGCCTGTCGCAGGCCgccag ACTGGACGACCTGCGCAAGAAGCTGGAGGATGCAGGCTTAGCAAACATCACGTACATGGTGGTGAACAGCCAGGATGGAAACTCAATCCGTCTTCACTCTCTGCTTGAGAAGAAACTCTCAGATAACATTGACCTGTACAAGCAAAACCCTGAAGATCCTGACGTGTGGAGCGTAGCCAATGCTGAGAAGGACGACATCCAGATCTATGACAG ATGTGGACGtctcacacatcacctgtctcTGCCGTATACGATCCTGAGCCAGCCGCACGTGGAGGAAGCCATCAGAAACACCTACTGCACCGCTGTGTGTGGAGACTGTGAGCTGGAG CACTCTGATCACGTAGAGGCATGTAACAGGACCACGGAGGAGAAAACAGAGGAGGAATCTCCACAAacagaacatcatcatcatcatcaccaccacagcCACCATGGGGGTCATCACCATGAAGGTCATCACCATGGCCACCATCCCCATGGGAGTGGAGCGAGGCATAGTCATGGTGGCTCAAGTCACCAACATGGCCAGGACGGCCGAGTTATTGTAGGACAAATGCAAAGAGGCTCTTTCGATCTGAGCCAGGTTGAGAGGAGGCAGTTTGATTTGGGTCAGGCCCATGTGGGGCAGATAGATTTGGGCCAGGTTGGAATTGGACATCTAGACCTGGGGCATGTAGCTGATGATGTAGGGAACCAGCACGTGATGCAGCGTCCCTGAGCTTCCAGGTGAAAATTCCCATTCCTGTGTCAGCAGGGGGCGCTCTCCGACCCCTCCAGCTGATGCTGACACTGACGGCGTCTGATTGGCCAGCACCTTAATGTGAAGCCAATCTGACACTGTGCTGAGCCTCTGGCTGCTCCCTGTCTCTGACAGGGCCTCACAGTGGACCAGAACAACGTCAGGGAAACCTGACAGTGACGATCCGCCCACGTGGGTGATTGACAGCAGGCTCAGCCAGTCTGAGACTGACCTGCAGGGATTAGCCAATGA